The Salvelinus fontinalis isolate EN_2023a chromosome 36, ASM2944872v1, whole genome shotgun sequence genome window below encodes:
- the LOC129835239 gene encoding uncharacterized protein LOC129835239, which yields MAEKFKKAFTNATAKTNCVKNNQLGVTESSAVEELPVILMLLKVTANAGQRIGTLIDLASDTNYITHRAARRLNLRSENITLVVHGVGGMAMKVRTRRYLLRVRVKTPIGTERAHELICYGLNEIANVHRVIKPEQLKKFFPEVNLGDLSRPESIELLISHREGRLAPQRVKVIGDLVLWEGPLGKTVGGAHPDLFEEVDIAAHRSETHFARSMKATAVKYQEIAKLFTAETKGTVAHREFLDWWKWDSIGAACDPKCGGCRCGNCQPGGKEMTLSEERELEIIRKGLTYIKADAHSDEPHWDTKYPWIQDPSSLPDNRSGVEATFLRTEKQLKKEPEWRIAYTAQVHEMVERRAAKKLTKELIASWKGPVWYVSHLVAANPHSLTTPVRLVWNSSQKFRGVSMNDLLLKGPDVLNPIRAVLLRFRRGVNAALGDIKKMYNSVWLEDLEMHLHRFLWRDTEEEEIEEYAITRVNIGDRPAGCIAQLAMRETSKLPMFAHLEEERRILEEDTYVDDILTSHNDLQKLDQNTKSVEEILKAGGFVLKPWVRSDQSGRQEIVPGEQGAQSSTALILPNQMREGYNKALGVGYLVEEDRLYLMTSINFSKRKGKMRVGQNLLDEEVRGKTPNPLTRRELLSQVASLYDPIGLVTPAKQKGAILVRKAFQEAGGKTLNRDTWDKPLSENLREEAIQFFEEYTRLGQITFHRSLTPANWIGKPWGITFSDGSDKSYGAVVYLRWETQQGIKVRLVESKAKLTPLDQKGEPVKAEICGAVYAARLRKVGEIQKSTSIEDWWWIPGSLNSADIITRGAAPEDLQEDSMWQDGPAFLRKPVKEWPHKSAKEIAAYGKEGINKLRRKAFSAALTRAQVKRNQSDTQQNKSDEPKTRIRRSPAGSAVTKLIDIRKFSNLTRLIRVIAWVWRAATRWKEILTKNSASDKPKWEDALSTNWRYRAKQAVLTVGECEDALRDLFLAAQEGITFQDTTLNRLAVYRDKETGLLVCGGRFQIFDEDETAVPILPYEAWISTLLAQEAHGANHEEIAGTLLRMRKKAWVIKGRKLAKKRVDNCVVCRKARARKCQQIMSDLPSERITPARPFEYTTVDLFGPYEVKDEVKKKTKLKVWGIVFCCMVSRAIHTDVVSDQSTEGFLLAYQRFTALRGHPKKLWSDPGKNFVGARPALKELYIFLDQLGKSELENEASKHGTEWSWKIHPADSPHRNGAAEAAVRTVKRALHNLGGEGLFTWSEFQTFLYTAANLGGVS from the exons ATGGCAGAGAAATTCAAGAAAGCATTCACCAACGCCACTGCGAAAACAAACTGTGTCAAAAATAATCAGCTGGGAGTGACTGAGTCAAGTGCAGTAGAAGAATTGCCAGTTATTCTAATGCTGCTCAAGGTAACTGCCAATGCAGGACAAAGAATTGGAACCCTGATCGACTTGGCATCGGACACaaactacatcactcacagagctgCCAGAAGATTAAATCTTCGAAGTGAAAACATCACTTTAGTCGTTCATGGAGTCGGAGGAATGGCCATGAAGGTTAGAACCAGAAGATATCTCCTCAGAGTGAGGGTCAAAACGCCCATAGGCACGGAAAGAGCTCATGAGCTTATCTGCTATGGTTTGAATGAAATTGCCAACGTCCACAGAGTCATCAAACCTGAGCAACTCAAGAAGTTCTTCCCAGAAGTCAATCTAGGAGATCTGAGTAGACCAGAGAGTATTGAGCTACTGATAAGCCACCGCGAAGGAAGACTTGCTCCGCAAAGAGTGAAGGTGATTGGAGACCTTGTCTTGTGGGAAGGCCCGCTAGGAAAGACTGTTGGTGGAGCACATCCAGATCTGTTTGAAGAAGTGGATATAGCCGCACACAGGTCTGAAACACACTTTGCTCGATCCATGAAAGCAACTGCTGTCAAATATCAAGAGATAGCTAAGCTGTTCACAGCTGAAACCAAAGGAACAGTTGCTCATAGAGAGTTCTTGGATTGGTGGAAGTGGGACAGCATTGGAGCAGCTTGCGACCCAAAGTGTGGAGGATGCCGGTGCGGCAACTGTCAACCAGGAGGCAAAGAAATGACtctgagtgaggaaagagagctgGAGATCATAAGGAAAGGCCTCACCTACATCAAAGCAGATGCTCACAGTGATGAACCCCACTGGGACACAAAATACCCCTGGATTCAAGATCCAAGTTCCCTTCCTGACAACAGGAGTGGGGTGGAAGCCACCTTCTTGAGAACAGAAAAGCAACTCAAAAAAGAGCCAGAGTGGAGAATAGCATACACAGCTCAAGTCCATGAAATGGTCGAGAGAAGAGCAGCGAAGAAACTCACCAAAGAGCTCATTGCCAGCTGGAAGGGGCCAGTATGGTATGTCAGCCACTTGGTGGCAGCAAACCCGCACTCTCTCACAACACCTGTGAGACTGGTATGGAACAGCAGCCAGAAGTTTAGAGGGGTCAGCATGAATGACCTTCTGCTGAAAGGGCCTGATGTCCTCAATCCCATCCGAGCAGTACTACTCAGGTTCAGGAGAGGCGTCAATGCTGCCCTCGGCGACATTAAGAAAATGTACAATTCTGTGTGGTTGGAAGACCTGGAGATGCACCTCCACAGATTTCTCTGGagagacactgaggaggaagagattgAAGAGTATGCGATCACCAGAGTCAACATTGGCGATCGACCAGCAGGGTGCATTGCGCAATTGGCTATGAGAGAGACAAGCAAACTGCCCATGTTTGCTCACCTGGAGGAGGAACGTAGGATCCTTGAAGAGGATACCTATGTCGATGACATCCTGACTTCCCATAATGACTTGCAAAAGCTGGACCAGAACACCAAAAGTGTTGAAGAGATCCTGAAGGCAGGCGGCTTCGTCCTCAAGCCCTGGGTCCGGTCAGATCAAAGTGGGAGGCAGGAGATCGTACCAGGAGAACAAGGAGCGCAGTCAAGCACAGCACTCATTCTCCCAAACCAAATGAGGGAAGGATACAATAAAGCCCTTGGAGTTGGATACCTTGTTGAGGAGGATAGACTGTACCTCATGACTTCAATCAATTTCTCAAAGAGGAAAGGGAAAATGAGAGTCGGCCAAAATCTCCTTGATGAAGAGGTGAGAGGGAAAACTCCAAACCCACTGACGAGAAGAGAACTGCTGAGCCAGGTAGCTAGCCTGTATGACCCAATAGGCCTCGTCACACCTGCCAAACAAAAGGGAGCCATTCTTGTCAGAAAGGCGTTTCAGGAAGCTGGAGGCAAAACTCTGAACCGAGACACTTGGGACAAACCTTTGTCTGAAAATTTGAGGGAAGAAGCCATCCAATTCTTTGAGGAATACACACGTCTTGGCCAAATCACCTTTCACAGAAGCCTCACACCAGCCAACTGGATTGGAAAACCATGGGGAATAACATTCTCTGATGGAAGTGACAAGAGCTATGGAGCCGTAGTGTACTTAAGATGGGAGACCCAGCAAGGCATCAAAGTCAGACTGGTTGAATCCAAAGCAAAGCTCACACCATTGGACCAAAAGGGAGAACCAGTAAAAGCTGAAATCTGCGGTGCTGTCTATGCAGCACGACTTCGAAA AGTTGGAGAGATCCAGAAATCCACATCCATAGAAGACTGGTGGTGGATCCCAGGAAGCCTGAACAGTGCTGACATCATAACAAGAGGGGCAGCCCCAGAAGACCTCCAGGAAGATTCCATGTGGCAGGATGGACCAGCATTCCTGAGGAAACCTGTGAAAGAGTGGCCACATAAGTCAGCCAAAGAAATCGCTGCGTATGGCAAGGAAGGTATAAACAAACTTCGAAGGAAAGCTTTCTCAGCAGCACTGACCAGAGCGCAGGTCAAGAGAAACCAGAGTGATACACAGCAAAATAAATCAGATGAACCTAAGACTCGGATCCGAAGATCACCAGCCGGCTCTGCGGTAACAAAACTGATTGACATCAGGAAATTCAGCAATCTGACCAGGCTGATCCGAGTCATTGCCTGGGTTTGGAGAGCCGCAACGAGATGGAAAGAAATATTGACCAAGAATTCAGCCTCAGATAAACCAAAGTGGGAGGACGCTCTTTCAACAAACTGGAGGTACAGAGCCAAACAAGCTGTACTCACTGTCGGGGAGTGTGAGGATGCACTAAGAGACTTGTTCCTTGCAGCTCAAGAAGGTATAACCTTTCAAGATACCACTCTCAACAGACTCGCTGtttacagagataaagagactgGGCTCTTAGTTTGTGGAGGAAGGTTCCAGATCTTTGATGAGGACGAAACTGCCGTACCAATTCTACCATATGAGGCATGGATATCCACTCTCCTAGCTCAAGAGGCCCATGGTGCAAATCATGAAGAAATAGCAGGCACACTCCTCCGGATGAGGAAGAAAGCCTGGGTGATAAAAGGCCGGAAGCTGGCTAAAAAGAGAGTTGACAATTGTGTGGTGTGCAGAAAGGCCAGGGCCAGAAAGTGCCAACAGATCATGAGTGACCTTCCATCCGAGCGGATAACACCAGCCAGACCATTTGAGTACACAACAGTGGACTTATTTGGACCGTATGAAGTCAAGGACGAGGTCAAAAAGAAAACCAAGCTCAAGGTGTGGGGTATTGTCTTCTGTTGCATGGTATCCAGAGCTATACACACAGATGTTGTCAGTGACCAGTCGACGGAAGGCTTCCTACTGGCTTACCAAAGATTCACGGCACTGAGAGGGCACCCAAAGAAATTGTGGTCAGATCCTGGAAAGAACTTTGTGGGTGCCAGACCTGCCCTCAAAGAACTCTACATCTTCTTGGATCAACTAGGTAAATCTGAGCTTGAAAATGAAGCTTCCAAGCATGGGACAGAATGGAGCTGGAAAATCCACCCAGCAGACTCCCCTCACAGGAATGGAGCTGCAGAAGCAGCTGTTCGTACTGTGAAGCGGGCTTTGCACAACCTGGGAGGAGAAGGACTCTTCACATGGAGTGAGTTTCAAACATTTCTCTACACGGCTGCTAACCTTGGtggagtcagttag